A segment of the Sphingomonas cannabina genome:
GGAATCGACCACAGCTTCCCCGGCGCGGCCTTCGCGCTGGCGGCGGTGCTGACCCTCACCGCAACCGCGCTGGTCGTGTGGAAGGTGCTGGGGCACGTGCCGCCGAAGGAGGCGCCCGCGGCCGCGTGATCCGCCGGGGGGAGGGCTAAATCTCCTTCCCCGGCCGCCGCGACAGCCCGACGTCGAGGTGCGCGCCGGCGTCGAGCTCGATCACCTCGCCGGTGATCACGCGGCTCGCCGGATCGAGCAGCATCGCGATCGGGCCGGCGATATCCTCCGCCGTCGCGGCCATCGCCATGGGCACGCTCGCCGCGATCCGCTCATTGAGCGCCTTGAGCCCCTCCTCGCCCAGCCGGTTGGCGAACCAGCCGGTGCCGACGTAGCTCGGCGCCACCGCATTCATGCGAATCCTCGGCGCCAGCACGCGCGCGAGGCTTTTGGTCATGGTAATCAGCGCACCCTTCGACGCAGCATAGGCGACCGACGACCCGATCCCGTGCACGCCCGCGACCGAGGCGACGTTGACCACCGCGCTGTGCGGCCCCTCGCGCATCGCGGGGGCGCAGGCGCGGATCATCTGGAAGGCGCCGATCAGGTTGAGCCGGTAGATGTCGATGAAATCCTCGGCGTCGAGCGCCTCCAGATCCTCGTGTGCGGCGAACTTGGTCTTGCCGGCGTTGTTGACGAGATAGTCGATCCGCCCGAACGCCTCGACCGCCGCCTGCGCCAGCGCCCGGCACTGGCCGTCATCGACGACATCGGCCCGCACCGCGATCGCCCCATTGCCCACCTCTGCCGCCAAAGCCTCGGCCGCCTCACGACTCGAAGCATAATTGACGACGCAGCGAACACCTCGCGCCGCCAGCACCCGCACCACCGCCGCCCCGATCCCGGTGCCCCCACCGGTAACCACCGCAACCTCTCCCGTCATGCCATCCTCCATTTTCGAAGATCGCGTATGGCATTCCCCACCACTTCCGCCTAGCTGTCGACCGAAAAGACCATGGAGAGCCCATGCCGACCGCCGTGGACATTCTAGGGAGCAATTTCGCCACCCTGCCCGATCTGATCGCCGCCCATGCCCGCGAGCATGGCGACAAGCCGGCGCTGATCCAGGGCGACCGCAGCCTGAGTTACGCCGAGCTCGACGAGGTGATGGACCGGGTCGCCGCGGCGCTGCAGCGGGAAGGCGTCCGGCAACGCCAGGCGGTCGCGATCGTGGCGGCGATGTCGATCGAATATGCCTGCGCGTTCCTCGGTGCCGTGCGGGCCGGAGCGGTGCCGGCGCCGATCGCTCCCTCCTCGACCGGCGAACAGATGGCAGCGATGATCGCTGACAGCGGCGCCTCGATCCTCTACCTCGACGCCGATGCCGCCAGGACGCTCGGCGACAGGCCGACAGCCGCCAAGCGCGTCGCGCTCGACGACAGCGATGCCGGCGCGGCGCATGAGGATTTCATCGCGCCGGAAGGCAGCAAGCCGCAGCCGGTCGAGATCCTGCCGGACGATCCGTTCAACATCATCTACTCCTCCGGCACCACCGGCACGCCCAAGGGCATCGTCCAGCCGCACCGGATGCGCTGGGCGCATATCGCGCACAATGCGGCGGCGGGGTTCGGCGAGGCGGTGACGATGATCGCGACGCCGCTCTATTCCAACACCACGCTGGTCAGTTTCCTGCCGACGCTCGGCTGGGGCGGCACCTGCGTGCTGCTCGGCAAGTTCGACGCACTGAAGTTCGTCCAGGCGGCGGAAAGGCACCGTGCCACCCACGCCATGCTGGTGCCGGTCCAGTACGCCCGGATCATGGCGCTGCCGGAGTTCGACCGCTTCGACCTTTCCAGCTTCCGGCTCAAGACCTGCACCTCCGCTCCCTTC
Coding sequences within it:
- a CDS encoding SDR family NAD(P)-dependent oxidoreductase, which produces MTGEVAVVTGGGTGIGAAVVRVLAARGVRCVVNYASSREAAEALAAEVGNGAIAVRADVVDDGQCRALAQAAVEAFGRIDYLVNNAGKTKFAAHEDLEALDAEDFIDIYRLNLIGAFQMIRACAPAMREGPHSAVVNVASVAGVHGIGSSVAYAASKGALITMTKSLARVLAPRIRMNAVAPSYVGTGWFANRLGEEGLKALNERIAASVPMAMAATAEDIAGPIAMLLDPASRVITGEVIELDAGAHLDVGLSRRPGKEI
- a CDS encoding class I adenylate-forming enzyme family protein; translation: MPTAVDILGSNFATLPDLIAAHAREHGDKPALIQGDRSLSYAELDEVMDRVAAALQREGVRQRQAVAIVAAMSIEYACAFLGAVRAGAVPAPIAPSSTGEQMAAMIADSGASILYLDADAARTLGDRPTAAKRVALDDSDAGAAHEDFIAPEGSKPQPVEILPDDPFNIIYSSGTTGTPKGIVQPHRMRWAHIAHNAAAGFGEAVTMIATPLYSNTTLVSFLPTLGWGGTCVLLGKFDALKFVQAAERHRATHAMLVPVQYARIMALPEFDRFDLSSFRLKTCTSAPFSAALKADILARWPGLLVEYYGMTEGGGTSVLIANIFPDKLHTVGRPIEGHDIRLIDDDGREVPVGEMGEVVGRSPAMMTGYHGRSGATSAVEWFDAEGNRFIRHGDVGRFDEDGFLTLLDRKKDVIISGGFNIYPSDIEAVMAEHPDVADCTVAGVPSEEWGETPVAFFVPKPGARPDRQAVMDWVNARVGRTQRLRGIEMLDELPRSAIGKVLKRELRDRYQAAREAA